A window from Nocardioides mesophilus encodes these proteins:
- the pstC gene encoding phosphate ABC transporter permease subunit PstC — protein MATVTTSQPRRTRQRRGDLVFAGATRVAALTMVLALAGVAVFLTAEGLPAIGAPADDMGGASSLVAYIWPLLFGTLLSAVIALLIAAPLSLGVALVISHYAPRRLSKPVGYLIDLLAAVPSVVYGLWGLAFLGPFLGDLYAWLAKYLGFIPLFEGPASDTGRTILTAGVVLAIMALPIITAICREVFTQTPSLHQEAALALGATRWEMIRMAVLPYARSGIISALMLGLGRALGETMAVAMVLSANRIITFDLISTLSPSTIAANIANGFPEATGLGVNVLIASGLVLFVITFAVNFAARAIVARSDRKVS, from the coding sequence GTGGCTACCGTCACGACCTCTCAGCCGAGGCGCACGCGACAGCGCCGCGGTGACCTTGTCTTCGCGGGCGCGACCCGCGTGGCGGCGCTGACCATGGTGCTCGCCCTCGCCGGCGTGGCGGTCTTCCTGACCGCGGAGGGGCTACCGGCGATCGGCGCCCCCGCCGACGACATGGGCGGCGCGAGCTCGCTGGTCGCCTACATCTGGCCGCTGCTGTTCGGCACGCTGCTCTCGGCGGTGATCGCGCTGCTGATCGCGGCGCCGCTCTCGCTCGGCGTCGCCCTGGTGATCTCCCACTACGCGCCGCGGCGGCTCTCCAAGCCGGTCGGCTACCTGATCGACCTGCTGGCCGCCGTACCCTCCGTCGTCTACGGCCTCTGGGGGCTGGCCTTCCTGGGCCCGTTCCTGGGCGACCTGTACGCCTGGCTGGCGAAGTACCTCGGCTTCATCCCGCTCTTCGAGGGGCCGGCCTCCGACACCGGCCGGACCATCCTCACCGCCGGGGTCGTGCTGGCGATCATGGCGCTGCCGATCATCACCGCGATCTGTCGCGAGGTGTTCACCCAGACCCCGTCGCTGCACCAGGAGGCGGCGCTCGCCCTCGGCGCGACCCGCTGGGAGATGATCCGGATGGCGGTGCTGCCCTACGCCCGCTCCGGGATCATCTCCGCGCTGATGCTCGGCCTGGGCCGCGCGCTCGGCGAGACGATGGCGGTGGCGATGGTGCTCTCGGCGAACCGGATCATCACCTTCGACCTGATCTCCACGCTGAGCCCGTCGACGATCGCCGCGAACATCGCCAACGGCTTCCCCGAGGCGACCGGCCTCGGCGTGAACGTGCTGATCGCCAGCGGCCTAGTGCTCTTCGTGATCACGTTCGCGGTGAACTTCGCCGCCCGCGCCATCGTGGCCCGCAGCGACCGGAAGGTGTCCTGA
- the pstA gene encoding phosphate ABC transporter permease PstA codes for MTTVESRRAEADQSPHLPLTHAKLPRWAPLLVAVVAAAAAGLLVVLMGWGPVAFACLAVLLYGVALPVWSRLVENRRAATDRLVTTLVWVAFSLAVIPLLSLLWTVLKNGVPALSAEFFTYSMRNVVGEGGGIYHAIMGTLLITGAAALMSVPIGLLTGIYLVEYGAGNRMARIITFLVDVMTGIPSIVAGLFAYALFVLFFGPGVRVGIGGAVALSILMIPIVVRSTEEMLKLVPHDLREASYALGVPKWRTITKVVLPTAMAGLITGIMLAVARVAGETAPLLIIAGSTDSVNFNLFGERMMTLPVFTYYSYMQPGVPPEFGQERAWGAALVLIAIVMTLNLLARALGRYFSPRPVAERPREELTWPRASTSPTSTSTTATSRPSRVSR; via the coding sequence ATGACCACCGTCGAGAGCCGCCGCGCCGAGGCCGACCAGTCGCCGCACCTGCCGCTCACGCACGCGAAGCTGCCGCGCTGGGCCCCTCTCCTCGTGGCGGTCGTCGCCGCGGCCGCCGCCGGCCTGCTGGTCGTGCTGATGGGCTGGGGCCCGGTGGCCTTCGCCTGCCTGGCGGTGCTGCTGTACGGCGTCGCACTGCCCGTCTGGTCCCGCCTGGTGGAGAACCGGCGCGCCGCGACCGACCGGCTGGTCACCACCCTGGTCTGGGTCGCGTTCAGCCTCGCGGTCATCCCGCTGCTCTCGCTGCTGTGGACCGTGCTCAAGAACGGCGTGCCCGCGCTCTCCGCTGAGTTCTTCACCTACTCGATGCGCAACGTGGTCGGTGAGGGCGGCGGCATCTACCACGCCATCATGGGCACGCTGCTGATCACCGGCGCCGCCGCCCTCATGTCGGTGCCGATCGGGCTGCTCACCGGGATCTACCTTGTGGAGTACGGCGCCGGCAACCGGATGGCGCGGATCATCACCTTCCTCGTCGACGTGATGACCGGCATCCCCTCGATCGTGGCCGGCCTCTTCGCCTACGCGCTGTTCGTGCTGTTCTTCGGGCCGGGGGTCCGGGTCGGCATCGGCGGCGCGGTGGCGCTGTCGATCCTGATGATCCCGATCGTGGTCCGCTCCACCGAGGAGATGCTCAAGCTGGTCCCCCACGACCTCCGCGAGGCGTCGTACGCCCTCGGCGTGCCGAAGTGGCGCACCATCACCAAGGTGGTGCTGCCGACCGCGATGGCCGGCCTGATCACCGGCATCATGCTCGCCGTCGCCCGCGTGGCCGGCGAGACCGCGCCGCTGCTGATCATCGCCGGGTCCACCGACTCGGTGAACTTCAACCTGTTCGGCGAGCGGATGATGACGCTGCCGGTGTTCACCTACTACTCCTACATGCAGCCCGGCGTCCCACCCGAGTTCGGCCAGGAGCGCGCCTGGGGGGCCGCGCTCGTGCTGATCGCGATCGTGATGACGCTGAACCTGCTGGCCCGGGCACTCGGGCGTTACTTCTCCCCAAGACCGGTCGCTGAACGACCCCGTGAGGAACTGACATGGCCAAGAGCATCGACGTCTCCGACCTCGACATCTACTACGGCGACTTCAAGGCCGTCGAGGGTGTCTCGATGA